Proteins found in one Campylobacter concisus genomic segment:
- the rplT gene encoding 50S ribosomal protein L20 — protein sequence MARVKTGVVRRRRHKKVLKLARGFFSARHKHFRKAKEQLERSLVYAYRDRRQKKRDFRRLWIVRINAACRLNDISYSRFINGLNKANIELDRKILADLAMNDAKAFAALAKQAKDALK from the coding sequence ATGGCAAGAGTAAAAACAGGCGTAGTTAGAAGAAGACGCCATAAGAAAGTTTTAAAGCTAGCACGTGGCTTTTTTAGTGCTAGACACAAACACTTTAGAAAAGCTAAAGAGCAACTAGAGAGAAGTTTAGTTTACGCATACCGCGACAGACGCCAGAAAAAACGTGATTTCAGACGTTTATGGATCGTTCGTATCAACGCAGCTTGCAGACTAAACGACATTAGCTATTCAAGATTTATCAATGGCTTAAATAAAGCTAACATCGAACTTGATAGAAAAATTTTAGCTGATCTAGCTATGAATGACGCGAAGGCATTTGCGGCACTTGCAAAACAAGCAAAAGATGCTTTGAAATAA
- a CDS encoding aryl-sulfate sulfotransferase has protein sequence MKKTLSCVALASVLCSSAFAIGGPSGAKLDYAITGQIGEVVVNPYDTAPLTAVIKNGGYTLSNAKVTIVPKQGGQVISYKVADKHLRTHGGIPVFGMYPDYQNTVEVEYDKSYKGKTEHIKESYKIYAPAIYLESSGTPNQKGTLFDKIEVTKPASAKFANRLYYVNNFVNKTGKGTKVVWNNPAGGAIEWNYSPNNFILDTKGEVRWYLEPSKIYDLKQPFHAGVMMGFKQNDDGAMTWGYGQRYAKYDIMGREIFNRELPASYNDFSHSMDVAQNGHYFLRVANADYKRADGKNVRTVRDVIVELDRDGNVVDDFRLYEILDPYRDIVLKTLDQGAVCLNIDAKKAGHTASADELQSMDTHDKWGDIVGAGPGRNWAHVNSVDYDPSDDSIIISSRHQDAVIKIGRDKQVKWIMGAHKGWSDKFKDKLLQPVDSKGNKIVCEDEYSKCPGYESDKGGFDWQWTQHTAFRIDSKSKKGEIYLSVFDNGDTRGMEQPAIAGMKYSRAVVYKIDEKKKTVEQIWEYGKERGKEWYSSVTSLTQYQDDLDSVMVYSAVAGMQFDIAKGRPVGLPSPHIDEFEWGAKEPSIEIKMTNAMGYQAFPFSLQKAFEK, from the coding sequence ATGAAAAAGACTTTGAGTTGTGTTGCACTAGCCTCTGTACTTTGCTCAAGCGCTTTTGCGATAGGCGGTCCAAGCGGGGCTAAACTAGACTATGCTATCACTGGGCAAATAGGCGAAGTAGTGGTAAATCCATACGATACTGCCCCACTTACAGCAGTCATCAAAAATGGCGGCTACACATTAAGCAATGCCAAAGTAACCATCGTGCCAAAACAAGGCGGTCAGGTGATAAGCTACAAAGTGGCTGATAAGCATCTTCGCACACATGGTGGCATCCCAGTTTTTGGCATGTATCCTGACTATCAAAATACCGTTGAAGTCGAGTACGACAAGAGCTACAAAGGCAAGACTGAACACATAAAAGAGAGCTATAAAATTTATGCCCCAGCCATCTACCTAGAAAGCTCAGGCACGCCAAATCAAAAGGGCACGCTATTTGACAAGATCGAGGTTACTAAGCCAGCAAGCGCTAAATTTGCAAACCGCCTATACTACGTAAATAACTTTGTAAATAAAACCGGCAAGGGCACAAAAGTCGTTTGGAACAACCCAGCTGGCGGTGCGATCGAGTGGAACTACAGCCCAAATAACTTCATCCTTGATACAAAAGGTGAGGTTAGATGGTACCTTGAGCCAAGCAAAATTTATGATCTAAAACAGCCATTTCACGCTGGCGTAATGATGGGCTTTAAGCAAAATGACGATGGTGCGATGACTTGGGGATATGGTCAAAGATACGCAAAATACGACATCATGGGTAGAGAAATTTTTAACCGCGAGCTACCAGCTAGCTACAACGACTTCTCTCACTCAATGGACGTAGCACAAAACGGACACTACTTCTTGCGCGTGGCAAATGCTGACTATAAAAGGGCTGATGGTAAAAATGTAAGAACAGTGCGTGACGTGATCGTTGAGCTTGACAGAGATGGCAACGTAGTTGATGACTTTAGACTATATGAAATCCTCGATCCTTACCGTGACATCGTGCTAAAAACACTTGATCAAGGCGCAGTTTGCTTAAACATAGACGCTAAAAAAGCAGGCCACACTGCAAGCGCAGATGAGCTTCAGTCTATGGATACGCACGATAAATGGGGCGACATAGTTGGCGCTGGTCCCGGACGCAACTGGGCGCACGTAAATAGCGTGGATTACGACCCAAGTGATGACAGCATCATCATCTCAAGCCGCCACCAAGACGCAGTCATCAAGATCGGCCGCGATAAACAAGTAAAATGGATCATGGGCGCTCACAAAGGTTGGAGCGATAAATTTAAAGATAAACTTCTTCAGCCAGTTGATAGCAAAGGCAACAAAATAGTCTGCGAAGATGAGTACTCAAAATGCCCAGGATACGAGAGCGACAAAGGTGGCTTTGACTGGCAATGGACGCAACACACGGCATTTAGGATAGATAGCAAGTCTAAAAAAGGCGAAATTTATCTAAGCGTCTTTGACAACGGCGACACAAGGGGCATGGAGCAACCAGCCATCGCTGGCATGAAATACTCTCGCGCAGTCGTTTATAAGATAGATGAAAAGAAAAAGACTGTTGAGCAAATTTGGGAGTACGGCAAAGAGCGTGGCAAAGAGTGGTATAGTTCGGTCACTAGCCTTACGCAGTATCAAGATGACCTTGATAGCGTGATGGTCTATTCAGCCGTTGCTGGCATGCAGTTTGACATCGCAAAAGGTCGACCAGTAGGACTTCCTAGCCCGCACATCGATGAGTTTGAATGGGGTGCAAAAGAGCCTAGTATCGAGATAAAGATGACAAATGCTATGGGCTATCAAGCGTTTCCATTTAGCCTGCAAAAAGCTTTTGAGAAATAA
- a CDS encoding response regulator transcription factor, with the protein MQEVLEILKKTSVLVVEDDDMARELIISGLKPYCEQVIGACNGQDGVEKFKKQGFDIVMSDIHMPVLNGFEMMNEMKRIKPHQKFIVFTSYDSDENLIKSMEEGAMLFLKKPIDMKDLRSMLISLSFERDEKLVYLSDEVSINLKREKIYKNGIEIYLSFLQNKIFWLFAYNLNKLVTYEMIEEFVYESDVSKAAIQNVILRLKRELGVKFKNISESGYILITKSE; encoded by the coding sequence ATGCAAGAAGTCTTAGAAATTTTAAAAAAGACGTCTGTCTTGGTAGTCGAAGATGACGATATGGCAAGAGAGCTTATTATTAGCGGACTTAAACCTTATTGCGAGCAGGTAATTGGTGCTTGCAATGGACAAGATGGCGTGGAGAAATTTAAAAAGCAAGGCTTTGATATTGTGATGAGTGATATTCACATGCCAGTGCTTAATGGCTTTGAGATGATGAATGAGATGAAGCGCATAAAACCGCACCAAAAATTTATCGTCTTTACCTCTTATGATAGCGATGAAAATTTGATAAAAAGCATGGAGGAAGGGGCGATGCTTTTTTTAAAAAAGCCTATTGATATGAAGGATCTTAGGTCAATGCTTATTAGTTTAAGTTTTGAACGAGATGAAAAGCTGGTTTATTTAAGCGATGAGGTGAGTATAAATTTAAAAAGAGAGAAAATTTATAAAAACGGCATTGAAATTTATCTTAGCTTTTTGCAAAATAAGATATTTTGGCTCTTTGCTTATAATCTAAATAAGCTAGTTACTTATGAGATGATAGAAGAATTTGTCTATGAAAGCGATGTTAGCAAGGCGGCTATCCAAAATGTGATACTTCGTCTAAAGCGTGAGCTTGGTGTGAAATTTAAAAATATCAGCGAGAGTGGATATATTTTAATCACAAAATCTGAATGA
- a CDS encoding carboxymuconolactone decarboxylase family protein, whose translation MTLTYNAKKIYENWFDSKSELEESNASFLEDYLNFLGDIGEVINIDEKTRLSVIIASLCVSKGAKSSFKSFVRAALNVGISAKEIREILYQAVPYAGLGKVEDCIFLADEIFNERYIEPENMPKKSREGRGERGLEIQRKLFPAVDKFIASMPNDQKHIMEFLSQNCFGDFYARDGLSLELRELLTFVYITTLGFAKPQLLGHIAANFGIGNDRAKLISVVTTLIPFIGYPSALNALSAINEISSSKN comes from the coding sequence ATGACACTAACTTACAATGCAAAGAAAATTTATGAAAATTGGTTTGATTCAAAAAGTGAGCTTGAAGAGAGCAATGCTAGCTTTTTAGAAGATTATTTAAATTTTTTAGGCGATATTGGTGAAGTGATAAATATTGATGAAAAAACAAGGCTTTCGGTTATCATCGCCTCTCTTTGCGTGAGTAAAGGTGCAAAAAGCTCATTTAAAAGCTTCGTTAGGGCTGCTTTAAATGTAGGCATATCAGCAAAAGAGATAAGAGAAATTTTATATCAAGCAGTGCCTTATGCTGGGCTTGGCAAGGTAGAAGATTGTATATTTTTAGCTGATGAAATTTTTAATGAGCGCTACATAGAGCCTGAGAATATGCCTAAAAAATCAAGAGAAGGCAGAGGTGAACGAGGCCTTGAGATACAAAGAAAACTCTTCCCAGCGGTTGATAAATTTATCGCATCAATGCCAAATGATCAAAAACATATAATGGAGTTTTTATCGCAAAACTGCTTTGGCGATTTTTATGCAAGAGATGGGCTTAGTTTAGAGCTTAGGGAGCTTTTGACATTTGTCTATATCACGACTCTTGGCTTTGCAAAACCACAGCTTTTAGGGCACATTGCTGCAAATTTTGGTATCGGCAACGATAGAGCTAAACTAATAAGCGTTGTTACGACACTTATACCATTTATAGGCTATCCGAGTGCTTTAAACGCATTATCAGCAATAAATGAGATAAGTTCTAGTAAAAATTAA
- the purM gene encoding phosphoribosylformylglycinamidine cyclo-ligase, whose amino-acid sequence MISYKDAGVDIDAGNSFVEAIKPFVKSTQTPNVIGGIGSFSGAVRLPSGYKNPAILGATDGVGTKLRLAIDAKKFDGVGEDLVAMCVNDLICNFATPLFFLDYYATAKLEIESAKEVVKSIANGCKKAQCALIGGETAEMPSMYEKGDFDLAGFAVGIAEVDEIDRSKFVKSGDVLVALPSSGLHSNGFSLARKVVSELGLKFDEKVGDKKLIDVLLEPTRIYVSDFLRLKDKITAMAHITGGGIVENLPRVFPAGLGAKVQKSVIKTPEIFKIIAQKVEDSEMMRTFNMGVGMILVVPKENVDAVLANSDGYVIGEVVNGKGVELV is encoded by the coding sequence ATGATAAGCTATAAAGATGCTGGAGTGGATATAGATGCTGGAAATAGCTTTGTTGAGGCGATAAAGCCTTTCGTAAAATCTACACAAACACCAAATGTTATAGGTGGCATTGGGTCATTTTCAGGAGCGGTCAGACTACCAAGCGGGTATAAAAATCCAGCCATTCTAGGCGCGACTGACGGTGTCGGCACAAAGCTTCGCCTAGCTATCGATGCTAAGAAATTTGACGGCGTGGGCGAGGATCTAGTTGCAATGTGCGTAAATGATCTCATCTGCAACTTCGCTACACCGCTCTTTTTCCTCGACTACTACGCAACAGCAAAGCTCGAGATAGAGAGCGCCAAAGAGGTAGTAAAAAGTATCGCAAATGGCTGCAAAAAAGCCCAGTGCGCGCTGATAGGCGGTGAGACAGCGGAGATGCCTTCGATGTATGAAAAAGGCGACTTTGACCTTGCTGGATTTGCCGTTGGTATCGCTGAGGTTGATGAGATCGACAGAAGCAAATTTGTAAAATCTGGTGACGTTTTAGTCGCGCTTCCAAGTAGTGGTCTACACTCAAATGGCTTCTCTCTTGCAAGAAAAGTGGTAAGCGAGCTTGGACTAAAATTTGATGAAAAAGTAGGCGATAAAAAGCTCATCGACGTACTTCTTGAGCCAACTAGAATTTACGTGAGCGACTTTTTAAGATTAAAAGATAAGATTACGGCAATGGCGCATATAACAGGTGGTGGCATAGTTGAAAACTTGCCTCGCGTCTTCCCTGCTGGACTTGGTGCAAAAGTACAAAAAAGCGTTATAAAAACGCCTGAAATTTTTAAAATCATCGCTCAAAAAGTAGAAGATAGCGAGATGATGAGAACCTTTAACATGGGCGTTGGCATGATATTGGTTGTACCAAAAGAAAATGTTGATGCTGTCCTAGCAAATAGCGATGGCTACGTGATCGGTGAAGTAGTAAATGGTAAAGGCGTAGAGCTAGTTTAA
- a CDS encoding hydroxymethylpyrimidine/phosphomethylpyrimidine kinase, whose amino-acid sequence MKKILIIAGSCNSGTAGLQADIKTCARLNCYSATAVTSLVAETTDAVKSVFCLEPSFVKDQLNTLAEEFSFDAIKIGMLFSEEIMEVVREFLLAQNTKVVLDPVCVSKSGHKLIKDSAVAKLKELMSLATVTTPNLDEANVLFGDNYKDLPCDVIVKKHISEDSSIDTLYKKDGSLRNFKTPLVNPLVMSGTGCSFSTALACFLAKGKSLEESIQLSKEYICSIIKESIDTKLGKNRLLWHGAK is encoded by the coding sequence ATGAAAAAAATTCTAATCATCGCAGGCTCTTGTAATAGCGGCACAGCTGGGCTTCAAGCAGATATAAAAACATGTGCTAGGCTTAATTGTTATAGTGCAACAGCGGTAACTTCTTTGGTCGCTGAGACTACGGATGCTGTAAAGAGTGTATTTTGCTTAGAGCCTAGTTTTGTCAAAGATCAGCTAAATACGCTTGCGGAAGAATTTAGCTTTGATGCGATAAAAATTGGCATGCTATTTAGTGAAGAGATCATGGAGGTGGTGCGTGAGTTTTTACTAGCTCAAAATACCAAAGTAGTGCTTGATCCAGTTTGCGTCTCAAAAAGCGGACACAAGCTTATAAAAGATAGTGCGGTGGCAAAACTAAAAGAGCTAATGAGTTTAGCAACGGTAACTACTCCAAATTTAGATGAGGCAAATGTGCTTTTTGGCGATAATTATAAAGATCTACCTTGTGACGTCATCGTAAAGAAACATATCAGCGAAGATAGCAGCATAGACACACTTTATAAAAAAGATGGCTCACTAAGAAATTTTAAAACCCCACTTGTTAATCCGCTTGTAATGAGTGGAACTGGTTGTAGCTTTTCAACTGCACTTGCTTGCTTTTTAGCAAAGGGCAAGAGCTTAGAGGAGTCTATACAACTTTCAAAAGAGTATATTTGCTCTATCATAAAAGAGAGCATAGATACAAAACTTGGTAAAAATCGCTTACTTTGGCATGGAGCGAAGTAA
- a CDS encoding RDD family protein, protein MAKQKAKIAPVWARVKAFIIDLFIIGMPIFYATTYLVLDGKEAFLHNQIAIFGANSLISLIMCLFFSIKAQTPGYKAQEIYLINLKTGRKLSFFHTILRQICFAFAGFSILGLCLCFFRKDKLNLHDIITHSAAVQRSEG, encoded by the coding sequence TTGGCAAAACAAAAGGCAAAAATCGCACCTGTTTGGGCTAGAGTAAAGGCATTTATCATCGATCTTTTTATCATCGGTATGCCTATATTTTATGCGACAACATATCTTGTGCTTGATGGCAAAGAGGCATTTTTGCATAACCAAATTGCCATTTTTGGTGCAAATAGCCTGATCTCACTTATAATGTGCCTTTTTTTTAGCATAAAAGCACAAACTCCAGGCTACAAAGCACAAGAAATTTATCTAATAAACCTAAAAACCGGTAGAAAACTAAGCTTTTTTCACACCATCTTGCGCCAAATTTGCTTTGCCTTTGCTGGCTTTAGCATACTTGGACTTTGCCTTTGTTTCTTTAGAAAAGATAAACTAAATCTGCACGACATCATCACTCACTCAGCTGCCGTGCAAAGATCAGAGGGATAA
- a CDS encoding sensor histidine kinase, which produces MGLNLKSQNIKIYAIILLASLFVILLGLNIYSNAKEKIIELSDKNNIAVSKNIVNNFQIWLDERINSLIRASKFIQNADIVDDDEKIAGFIKLFKQNAKEFDLMQLLRDDGEIFVDGEKILEEVMPKSERAGLIWYVETKNTNAPSVNFMQKHKILKGSTLNLCVPVTKQTKFKAALCGVVRIENIFNSIKNFSLAPNSYSFLVTHSGEILTSIPDLALKKEIEEKFKELFLKDEDITSLKIGQNLIQVAEIPTINWFIGAGTNNEEEISALTKEALKNALSLLFAFVALTFLANILHNFMYNKIKKIQDEYETLLTHRAKMSEAGELISGINHQFIQPVNSLKLMLSSCIMLKKEGKLSDEELINLLEKGQSSVKLLSSTIEIFRNFYKSAENVSEFEIQTSVKNLITLMHTELSRANVSVKFSGFNEQKVRQIENIIQQILLILIHNAKDSLVESYKDEPLKRIIEIKFRSFEDKCYIGVYDNGNGVSEQMSEKIFTWLNTTKKQGNGIGLYFAKKLAQEKLNGDVRLVNNAKPTVFELSFDINLKD; this is translated from the coding sequence ATGGGTCTTAATTTAAAATCACAAAATATTAAAATCTACGCCATCATCTTGCTTGCTAGCCTTTTTGTGATACTTCTTGGGCTAAATATTTACAGCAATGCCAAAGAGAAAATCATAGAGCTATCTGATAAAAATAACATAGCAGTTAGCAAAAATATCGTAAATAACTTTCAAATTTGGCTTGATGAACGTATAAATTCACTCATTCGTGCGTCAAAATTTATACAAAATGCAGACATCGTAGATGACGATGAAAAGATAGCCGGCTTTATAAAGCTCTTTAAGCAAAACGCGAAAGAATTTGATCTAATGCAGCTTTTAAGGGATGATGGAGAAATTTTTGTAGATGGAGAGAAAATTTTAGAAGAAGTTATGCCAAAAAGTGAAAGAGCAGGGCTTATCTGGTATGTCGAGACAAAAAATACAAATGCCCCAAGCGTAAATTTCATGCAAAAACATAAAATTTTAAAGGGCTCAACTCTAAATTTATGCGTTCCAGTCACAAAACAAACGAAATTTAAAGCAGCACTTTGTGGCGTCGTGCGTATAGAAAATATCTTTAATAGCATTAAAAATTTTAGCCTTGCACCAAATTCTTACTCATTTTTGGTGACTCATAGCGGTGAAATTTTAACATCGATACCTGATCTTGCTTTAAAAAAAGAGATCGAGGAAAAATTTAAAGAGTTGTTTTTAAAAGATGAAGACATTACAAGCTTAAAAATAGGACAAAATTTAATCCAAGTAGCTGAGATACCAACGATAAATTGGTTCATAGGAGCTGGCACAAATAACGAAGAAGAAATTTCAGCTTTAACAAAAGAAGCTTTAAAAAATGCTCTAAGCTTGCTCTTTGCCTTCGTTGCGCTCACATTTTTGGCAAATATTCTTCATAATTTTATGTATAACAAGATAAAAAAGATACAAGATGAGTATGAAACATTGCTAACTCATAGAGCCAAAATGAGTGAGGCTGGCGAGCTAATAAGTGGTATCAATCATCAATTCATTCAGCCTGTAAATTCGCTAAAACTAATGCTAAGCTCGTGCATAATGTTAAAAAAAGAAGGTAAATTAAGCGATGAGGAGCTAATAAATTTACTTGAAAAAGGGCAAAGCTCGGTCAAACTTCTTTCAAGTACTATTGAAATTTTTAGAAATTTTTACAAAAGTGCTGAAAATGTGAGCGAATTTGAGATACAAACAAGCGTTAAAAATCTAATAACACTTATGCACACAGAGCTTAGCCGTGCAAATGTTAGTGTAAAATTTAGCGGCTTTAACGAACAAAAAGTTCGTCAGATAGAAAATATAATCCAACAAATTTTACTAATCCTAATACACAACGCAAAAGACTCACTTGTCGAAAGCTACAAAGATGAGCCACTAAAACGTATCATCGAGATAAAATTTAGAAGCTTTGAAGATAAGTGCTACATCGGAGTTTATGACAATGGAAATGGCGTAAGCGAGCAAATGAGCGAGAAAATTTTTACTTGGCTAAATACCACCAAAAAGCAAGGAAATGGCATAGGACTTTATTTTGCTAAAAAGCTAGCACAAGAAAAGCTAAATGGTGACGTAAGACTCGTAAATAACGCAAAGCCAACGGTGTTTGAGCTAAGTTTTGATATAAATTTAAAGGACTAA
- the dsbI gene encoding protein-disulfide oxidoreductase DsbI, with protein MSFFKKMAKFQDSRISWAILVFVSVALVVIAHSLFQNYAYMPPCEQCVYIRFAFLCMALGGVIAIINPKNLLFALIGYVFAFWGAVQGIMYSVKLAKIHDAVHGDDPFGMQGCSTEPHYPFGLPLEKWAPDWFMPTGDCGYDSPMVPDGAVLSDLQKRIVDLYADGWYLVPSSKFMSMADCTLLGFGVCFVVLALMLVSKLLSFLK; from the coding sequence ATGAGCTTTTTTAAAAAAATGGCTAAATTTCAAGACTCACGCATCTCTTGGGCGATCTTAGTCTTTGTAAGCGTCGCGCTTGTTGTTATCGCGCACTCGCTCTTTCAAAACTACGCTTATATGCCTCCTTGCGAGCAGTGCGTCTATATACGTTTTGCATTTTTATGTATGGCACTTGGCGGCGTGATCGCTATCATAAATCCTAAAAATTTACTATTTGCTCTAATTGGCTACGTCTTTGCCTTTTGGGGAGCGGTGCAGGGCATAATGTATAGCGTAAAGCTAGCCAAAATCCACGATGCAGTGCATGGTGATGATCCTTTTGGCATGCAGGGCTGCTCTACTGAGCCACACTATCCATTTGGTTTGCCACTTGAGAAGTGGGCGCCTGACTGGTTTATGCCAACAGGCGACTGCGGATATGACAGCCCTATGGTGCCTGATGGCGCGGTGCTAAGCGATCTGCAAAAGAGAATAGTTGATCTTTACGCTGATGGCTGGTATCTTGTGCCTTCATCTAAATTTATGTCGATGGCTGATTGTACGCTACTTGGATTTGGTGTTTGTTTTGTAGTGCTTGCACTTATGCTCGTTTCAAAGCTTTTATCCTTTTTAAAATGA
- a CDS encoding thiol:disulfide interchange protein DsbA/DsbL — translation MSFLSKFSKAIFAVAVAGAISASAFSEGEDYVKLEKPLSAGQNTLVKIFSYACPFCYKYDKSVTPKVVEKIPGLKYEPFHLKTKGDYGEVASKVFAVLIVMDEAKGVGLFDENSLFKKAKFAYYKAYHDKKERWSDGKDAEGFLKTGLEAAGVSKADYEKELANPKVTELLKKWDESYDVAKIQGVPAFVVNGKYLIMTKSISSLDGMAALIEELLKK, via the coding sequence ATGAGTTTTCTATCTAAATTTAGCAAGGCTATCTTTGCTGTTGCGGTAGCTGGAGCGATTAGTGCTAGTGCATTTAGTGAGGGCGAGGACTACGTTAAGCTTGAAAAGCCACTAAGCGCGGGACAAAATACACTAGTTAAAATTTTTAGCTACGCTTGCCCATTTTGCTATAAGTACGACAAGAGCGTCACTCCAAAGGTAGTTGAGAAAATTCCTGGACTAAAATACGAGCCATTTCACCTAAAGACAAAGGGCGATTACGGCGAGGTTGCGAGTAAGGTTTTTGCCGTGCTTATCGTTATGGACGAGGCAAAAGGTGTCGGCTTATTTGATGAAAATTCGCTATTTAAAAAGGCTAAATTTGCCTACTACAAGGCTTATCACGACAAAAAAGAGCGCTGGAGTGATGGCAAAGACGCTGAGGGTTTTTTAAAGACTGGTCTTGAGGCAGCTGGCGTTAGCAAGGCTGATTATGAAAAAGAGCTAGCTAATCCAAAAGTGACTGAGCTGCTTAAAAAGTGGGACGAGAGCTATGACGTGGCCAAAATTCAAGGCGTGCCAGCATTTGTCGTAAATGGCAAATACCTCATCATGACAAAATCAATCAGCTCGCTTGATGGCATGGCAGCACTCATCGAAGAGCTTCTTAAAAAATAA
- the coaE gene encoding dephospho-CoA kinase (Dephospho-CoA kinase (CoaE) performs the final step in coenzyme A biosynthesis.), whose product MQKFPNAYAITGSIASGKSTVLNLLKEQGFSVIDADVIAHEQLEICKCEIAEFFGEQILDETGKIDRQKLGAIVFNDPKKLKILEQILHPKIKEEILSCATKLECLRQVYFVDIPLFFEKEDRYTEFKNIAVIYAPKELLLSRLMNRNGLSLEDAKARVELQMDIEQKRKKANFIIDNSGDKENLEQELDKFLRQICG is encoded by the coding sequence TTGCAGAAATTTCCAAACGCTTATGCTATTACAGGCTCTATTGCTAGCGGTAAAAGCACTGTTTTAAATTTGCTAAAAGAACAAGGCTTTAGTGTGATTGATGCGGACGTGATCGCTCATGAACAGCTTGAAATTTGTAAATGTGAGATAGCAGAATTTTTTGGCGAGCAAATTTTAGATGAGACTGGCAAGATCGATCGTCAAAAACTTGGTGCCATTGTCTTTAATGATCCAAAAAAATTAAAAATTTTAGAGCAAATTTTGCATCCAAAGATAAAGGAAGAAATTCTATCTTGCGCTACGAAGCTTGAGTGCTTGAGGCAGGTTTATTTTGTGGATATCCCCTTATTTTTTGAAAAAGAGGATCGATACACCGAGTTTAAAAATATAGCTGTGATCTATGCACCAAAAGAGCTTTTGTTAAGTCGCCTAATGAACCGAAATGGTCTAAGTTTAGAGGATGCAAAAGCTAGAGTAGAGCTTCAGATGGATATCGAGCAAAAGCGAAAAAAAGCAAATTTCATCATAGATAACAGTGGCGATAAAGAAAATTTAGAGCAAGAACTCGATAAATTTCTAAGGCAAATTTGCGGCTGA
- the dapF gene encoding diaminopimelate epimerase, with product MRVSKYNASGNDFVIFHTFLSKDRSELARQICNRTNGVGADGLIVLLPYEKGVKWEFYNSDGSYAAMCGNGSRAAARYAYLNGLVSSNEFVLLTGSGEVVASVKNECVEVVLTSPKILSEPLNEGGKTWYFYDTGVPHLVNFTQNLDEFDVKECRALRQKYNANVNLAKFEDGILKVRTYERGVEDETLACGTGMAACFYGATLNLNAAQCLKVYPKSGEELGLGLKNGKILFSGAVKHCFDTSIEI from the coding sequence ATGCGAGTTTCAAAGTATAACGCTAGTGGCAACGATTTTGTCATATTTCATACTTTTTTGAGTAAAGATAGAAGTGAGCTAGCAAGGCAAATTTGTAACCGAACAAACGGCGTGGGAGCTGATGGACTCATCGTGCTTTTGCCTTACGAAAAGGGCGTGAAATGGGAGTTTTACAACAGCGATGGAAGCTACGCTGCGATGTGTGGCAATGGCTCGCGCGCGGCTGCTAGATATGCCTATCTAAATGGTCTTGTTAGTTCAAACGAATTTGTCTTGCTAACTGGTAGTGGCGAGGTTGTGGCAAGTGTGAAAAACGAGTGTGTCGAGGTTGTGCTAACAAGTCCAAAAATTTTAAGCGAGCCACTAAATGAAGGCGGCAAAACTTGGTATTTTTACGATACAGGCGTGCCACATCTTGTAAATTTCACACAAAATTTAGATGAATTTGACGTCAAAGAGTGCAGGGCACTTCGTCAAAAATACAATGCAAATGTAAATTTAGCCAAATTTGAGGATGGAATTTTAAAGGTGAGAACCTATGAAAGGGGCGTGGAGGACGAGACGCTAGCTTGTGGCACTGGCATGGCGGCTTGCTTTTACGGCGCTACTTTAAATTTAAACGCAGCGCAATGCCTAAAAGTCTATCCAAAAAGCGGCGAGGAGCTTGGTCTTGGGCTTAAAAACGGCAAAATTTTATTTAGCGGAGCGGTGAAACACTGTTTTGATACAAGTATTGAAATTTAG